CGCTCCTGGAGGCAGGAGTGCGGATCCACCTCTACCCGGCCCCCTACATCCTGCACTCGAAGCACTTCTCGATCGACGACACCGTCGCGGTCATCGGCTCGAGCAACATGGACATGCGCTCCTTCGCCCTCAACTACGAGGTCTCGCTGATGATGCTCGGACCGGAGATCGTTCAGCGGATGCGGCAGGTCGAGGACCACTACCGTGCCGTGTCCCGCGAGTTGTCCCTGCAGGAGTGGTTGCGTCGCAAGCCCGGACTCCGCTACGTCGACAACGTCATGCGGCTGACTGCTGCCCTGCAGTGATCCGGATGACTCCATCCCCGAGTGGACTCGACTCCAGGCCCCTGAGAAGCCGATAGGGCCGATATCGCCGCCCGACGGACAGGGTGACTCAGGGCCGGCTGGAGTACGTCGTGCCGGGCTCGGGGCTGCCGAGCAGATCGGTCACGCTGACCAAGGTGAACCCGCGGTCGCGCAGGCCATCGATGATCCTGCCGGCCCCGGCCACCGTGGTGTCGTGGATGTCGTGCATCAGGATGATCGACCCCGGGCGAGCCTGGTCGACGGCACGGTGCACGACCACGTCAGTGTCCCGGTCGCGCCAATCCTCGGTGTCGACCGACCACAGCGCCACCGCCAGATCATGTCGGCGGGCCTGCGCGCGAACAGCGTCGTCCGTGGCTCCGTAGGGCGGTCGCAGCAGAGTCGGTCGCACACCGGTGGTCGCCGTCATCTCGTCCGCTGTGCGAGTGATTTGGCGACCGACCTCCTCGGGAGCGAGCTGGGTCAGGTCCTTGTGGTCCCAGGTGTGCACGCCGATCTCGTGCCCGTCGTCGACGATCCGTCGCGCGGTCTCCGGGTAGGTCGCAACCTGCTGGCCGAGCACGAAGAACGTCGCCGTGGCGTCCTTGTCGCGATACGTGTCCAGCAGTTCCTCGGTACCGGCAGCGGGTCCATCGTCATAGGTGATCGCCACGCACTTGAGCTTGCGACAGTTCACGCGCTTCGCCGAGGGCTGGGGGGCGGGCCGGGTCGACTCCGTCGGCGGGCCCGGCGTCTCCGAGCCGGGCACCTCGGGTTCCAGTGCCGCCGCCCGCGCTCGCTCCCCGAAGTCGGACAGCAGCTGGTCGGGGTCGTCGAGGGAGATGACGACCGAGACCTGACCCGCCGACCCGGCGCCCACCTGGAGTTCGTCGAAGCCGACGAACAGGTCACCCTGTGGGGTGAAGCCGAGGACGGGAATGTCGTCGTCGGCGAGAGCAGCAGCGAGCTCGTCCTCGAAGACCCCTTGATGGCCGTCGAGCCCCTCGGTGATCTGCTCGCGCAGCTCCTCGCGATCGTCGATCAGGCCGATGTTGGCGACCACGGCGCCCGAGTCCCTGTCGTACCAGGTGGAGTGCCAGGACTGTGCTGCGCTGCCGCCTGCGTTCAGGTAGTCCTCGCTGAGCACCCCGAGAGCGTCGTCCGACGCGCCGACGAGACGCCAGGCGGCGTTGAGCTCGGGGGTGGCCACCTGGCCCGGCACGGGCGGCGCGTACTCGGAGCGGAAGTCATCGACGAGCCCGGACCGGCTCGTGGCAAGGTTGTCGTTGAGCGCCGCCGCCTCGGGGATCTGGGGCCAGGTCACGTGGATGTGGCGGTCCTCGTCGAGCACACTGCGGGTCCGGAATCCCTCGAGGGCGCCGAGCAGGCGGGAATCGACCGTCTGCAGCTCGTCGACGGCGGCGACGGTCGCCGTGGCCACGTTCTGCGGGCTCACCTCCTCGGGAGGCGCTCCTTGGCACGCGGCGACCACGGCCAACACCACGCCCACCCCGACGGCACGAAGTGATCGACCCATGGGCGTCGCGAGCCTCATTCCTGTACTGAGTGGGGGTGTGGTCGGAATGGGATTCATCCCGCCGCTTCGCGGCCCGGCCTGCGCTGGCTCCAGGTCGCCACATGAAGGTATCAACACCGTCGCACGGCGTGACGCCGACTGCCGGTGTGGGGTAGACAACCAGTACCGCAACGGCCGCATCCGCACGACCCAGCCGGTACAGCGGCATCCACTGAGCCACGTCCCGTGCGGGACGCAACGAGAGGAACTCGCGGTGCGCACAGTCTGGTTCGCCGACGCAGATTCGGTCCCTGCGTTC
The DNA window shown above is from Janibacter sp. A1S7 and carries:
- a CDS encoding polysaccharide deacetylase family protein; its protein translation is MSPQNVATATVAAVDELQTVDSRLLGALEGFRTRSVLDEDRHIHVTWPQIPEAAALNDNLATSRSGLVDDFRSEYAPPVPGQVATPELNAAWRLVGASDDALGVLSEDYLNAGGSAAQSWHSTWYDRDSGAVVANIGLIDDREELREQITEGLDGHQGVFEDELAAALADDDIPVLGFTPQGDLFVGFDELQVGAGSAGQVSVVISLDDPDQLLSDFGERARAAALEPEVPGSETPGPPTESTRPAPQPSAKRVNCRKLKCVAITYDDGPAAGTEELLDTYRDKDATATFFVLGQQVATYPETARRIVDDGHEIGVHTWDHKDLTQLAPEEVGRQITRTADEMTATTGVRPTLLRPPYGATDDAVRAQARRHDLAVALWSVDTEDWRDRDTDVVVHRAVDQARPGSIILMHDIHDTTVAGAGRIIDGLRDRGFTLVSVTDLLGSPEPGTTYSSRP